The genomic DNA TTCAAATGCCCGAATAGATGGAGCCATGATTAAAGACTCTTTTGTGGGTCAACATGCCCATGTTAAAGGTTCCCCTACGCCTATAAACGTAGGGGATCATGCTTCTGTTGGGTAATTAATTTGTGACCTTCTTTCTTTTTCCTCCACGCTCAACCACAACCACCATGAAGCGTATCCTCTTCCTAACCCTTATGATGTTTAGCCCTCTTTACGGATGGGCGCAACAACAACCAAAGCCAACGGCGACCAAGCCGGCCACATCGGGAAATGGCAAAACCTCCAAACCGGCAACAGTTAAGCCGAATACTGCGGATAATACCCGAAACGCACCGAAAACCAATACGCCTTCTTCAAAACCCGTTCGGGCATCTAAGCCCACCGAAAAAACGGTTCTCGCGGCAACAAAGTTGATTGTGACGACTTCCGGTGCAAAGGTCTATTTTTCTCCAGACCCAACCAGTGCGCAAGTCGGGAAATTGACCTTCGGTTTATTTGTAGAGGCAAAATCACGCTCCGAGCAGAAGAAAAAGGTAGCAGGTGTAGAGGATTATTGGTACCAAGTGCCCTACGGTAACAATAAAGTAGGATGGATTTTTGGCGCAAATGTACGGACTTATAGTAGTGAAAACCGAGATGCCGTCATTACCGAAATTATGCGGCCAAGAATGCGTAGCAATGCTAAAACCTTTGCAGAAGAAGTGGAATTCTATGACTTTTTAGCGGTTGCAGAGCGCGAAACCCTCAATTTAGACGTAAAAGCGGAATTGTCACTTGCCCATTTAGTGGTATTAAAACGCATTTTGAAGCTGATCCCAATGGAGTCCAGAGAGAAACAGCCTTATCAATCTTGGCTGGTGGGAAATGAAAAATACTTGGTTTATAGCGAACCTACCCAAGCGTATTATTTGCGCTTTGACTTGTTGTGGGATTTAGAAACGCAACACCGAGACCTCCCATTTGCGGAGCGCATTGCCTACGAAGCGGCCATTACCGATCTTGCAGGAGAATGTGAAGGGTATTTGGTCTGTACTATTGGCCGTCTCAATATGCGGGAAGGACGTTATTTAGAGCGGTATCCGACAGGGGTATATGTGAATGACATGATGAGTAAAATTGAGAATGCCATTACGAAAATACTGAGCAATACCGCTGCTTATACTGTTCCCGAACAGGATAAAAAAGACCTTCGTACCGAGCTTGGCTTTTTGCGTGAGGCGGTGGAAAAGATCGAAAAGGCCCAAAAAGAAACCATCTTGATAGGACTAAATTCGTTAGAAGAATCTTTTTTGAAATAAAGGATCCGTAAAACCAAAGAAAGGGGCGATCAAACATGACCGGCCCCTTTTTTACGCCCTAATGGTTTTAGGTACAAGGATTTTTAACCTTTTTTTATCGCTGCTAATCCCCGTTCAATATCGGCCTGAAGGTCTAAAAAATGTTCTAAACCAACGGATATACGGATGAGGCCGGACGTAATTCCCACCGCCAAACGCTCTTCTTCCGACAATTTGGAATGTGTTGTGGTGGTTGGGTGCGTGGCGATGGTGCGGGTATCGCCCAAATTCGAGGACAAAGAAATCATTTGCAAAGCATCCATAAAACGTTGGGCTTCCTCACGCCCACCATTAAGCTCGATTGTGAGCATAGACCCTCCTAAACGCATTTGCTGTTTTGCAAGTTCATGCTGCGGATGCGATGCCAAAAAAGGATATTTAACCTTTTTCACGCCTTCTTGACCTTCTAACCAAAACGCCAAACTGTGTGCATTTTCGCAATGTCGTTCTACTCGAACGGCCAATGTTTCCAAACTCTTAGATAAAATCCAGCCATTAAACGGTGACAATGCAGGCCCCGTGTGCCGAGATAAAAAGAGGACTTCTTGGATGAGTTCTTTTTTTCCCAAAATACATCCACCCAATACACGGCCTTGCCCATCAATCAATTTTGTTGCAGAGTGCGTAACCAAATGAGCACCGTATTTAGCCGGATTCTGAAGGTAAGGCGTAGCGAAGCAGTTATCCACATTCAAAATAAGGTCTTTTTTCTTGGCTAATTGCCCGAGAAACGCCAAATCCAATAAATCCAAGCCGGGGTTGGAAGGTGTCTCGGCAAAAATCATTTTGGTCTCTGGACGGATAGCGTTCTCCCAAACCTCCGGCGGTGCAGTGATGTCAATGAAGGTGTGGGTAATTCCCCAACGCGGAAACAGCTTGGTCAAAATCTGGAAGGTGGACCCGAACAAGGAGCGCGAGGCCACAATATGATCCCCCGCCTTCAAAAACGCAGCCATACTCATAAACATCGCTGCCATCCCCGAAGCGGTTGCAATGCCTGCCTCGGTTCCTTCTAATAAGCACATCTTCTCGATGAACTCATTGGTATTGGGATTGGCGTAGCGCGAATAGATATTGCCCTCCATTTCTTCGTTGAACAAGGCACGCGCCATTTCGGCATCGTCGAAAAGAAAGCTACTGGTGGCAAAAATGGGGACACTGTGTTCGCGGTGCTGGCTCCGTTCCGCTTGGGTGCGGATCGCTTGGGTTTCAAAGTTTGACATAGGTTGTTATTTGGACGTAATCAGATCAAACGAAGTGGTAATGCTGGCGGTTGGCTCAAGGGTTTTAACCACCGAACAATATTTTTCCATGGAGAGGTTAATCGCCTTTTCCGCTTTTTGTGCATCCACACTCCCGAAAATCCGATAGTGCATATGGATTCTACGGAAAATATTGGCCTCACCAAGCGGTTCACGCTCGCCCTCTATGGTTACTTTTATATCCTCTAAGGGCTGGCGTTGTTTTCTGAGGATGAGAATGATATCTATCGCGCTACACGATCCAGCAGCGGCCAGTAAAAGCTGCATGGGGCGAAAAGCCTGATCACCACCACCAATTTCGGGATTAGCATCGGTTCGGATGGTTTTTCCGGCTTCATTTACGGCTTCGAGCAGATACGCATCATCAATTCGATGGATTTCAATTTTCATACTGGGGCAAGGAGGATTGGGTTAAAGATAATGGCCACCTTCGGAACCGGCAAGGCCAAAAAACGTTACGTTTTCTACCAGAAAGATACCGATAAAATACAAAGAGATTTGTATGGAAACGGCAGAAGTAAATAATCCGTCACAGTTTCGCAAATCACAACTTAACAAATAAGCGTTATCATGGAAATTCAACATCGTTTTGTCATCGTTACGGGTGCAAGTCGTGGCTTGGGTCGGGCAATTTCAGAAGTCTTGGTGGCCGAAGGAGCCATTGTTTTTGGTTTTGGACGTAGCGAACAAGACCTCAAGGAGGTAAAATCGCAACTTGGCGAATCGTTCCACCCGATTTTGTGCGACCTTCAATCCGCACATACGGTAAAACAAGCCATGTCGCAGGTATTGGCCACCACAAATGGCCGAATAGATGTATTGATCAACAATGCCGGACTTGGGAAGTTTGGAGCGGTGGAGGCCATGTCGGAAGAGGATTGGGATGTACAGGTGGATACCAACCTTAAAGGGGTTTTTTTGTGTACCCAACCGGTTGTGCCGATCATGAAGCAACAAAACGCCGAAAAAGGTTTTGGCGGCCATATCATCAATATCGCCTCGGTAGCGGGTTTAACAGGAAACCCGAATATTGGCATCTACAATGCGACAAAGTTTGGGCTTCGTGGATTCTCCGAGTCGCTCATGCTTGAGCTAAGAAACGATGGGATCAAGGTGACATGTGTGTTTCCAGGATCTATCGAAACGGATTTTTTTAGGACAACCGGCTTCCCTTCCAATTCGAACCATAAAATGCACCCTAAAGACATTGCCGATACCGTGCTGCATATCCTCAAAGCGCCGGATAACTATCTGATTTCAGAAATTGTATTGCGACCATTGCGTCCGAAAGGTTAAAAAATGTGATCTCAATACAGCGGTTTAGCGGCCGGAGTAGTAGATACTAACGACCCAAGAAGGGCGTAGCATACCGTTATTTCCCAATACAAAACCGCGAAAAGATTTCGCCCAGAATGTCCTCGGTGGTGATCTCACCGGTAATGGCGCCCAACTCATGAAGTGCCAAACGCAGGTCTAACGACAAGCGATCTCCTGTGACGTGTCCCGATGTTAATAGCTCTAACGCCGTTTCAACATGGTTTAACGCAAAATGGAGGTGTTGTCGGTGGCGCTGATTGGTCACGACAGCCGATGCCTCGGTATTGGCCAAGCCCGACATTACCGTTTCCACCAACGTTTTCCTTAATTGGTCTAAAGCCGGATCGTCCCAATCTGTCGCAGCAAGAAAAAAAGCCGTATTGCTTCTTGTTTTTTCAGGGCTTAGGTCTGCTTTAT from Rhodothermia bacterium includes the following:
- a CDS encoding aminotransferase class I/II-fold pyridoxal phosphate-dependent enzyme; the encoded protein is MSNFETQAIRTQAERSQHREHSVPIFATSSFLFDDAEMARALFNEEMEGNIYSRYANPNTNEFIEKMCLLEGTEAGIATASGMAAMFMSMAAFLKAGDHIVASRSLFGSTFQILTKLFPRWGITHTFIDITAPPEVWENAIRPETKMIFAETPSNPGLDLLDLAFLGQLAKKKDLILNVDNCFATPYLQNPAKYGAHLVTHSATKLIDGQGRVLGGCILGKKELIQEVLFLSRHTGPALSPFNGWILSKSLETLAVRVERHCENAHSLAFWLEGQEGVKKVKYPFLASHPQHELAKQQMRLGGSMLTIELNGGREEAQRFMDALQMISLSSNLGDTRTIATHPTTTTHSKLSEEERLAVGITSGLIRISVGLEHFLDLQADIERGLAAIKKG
- a CDS encoding SDR family NAD(P)-dependent oxidoreductase — its product is MEIQHRFVIVTGASRGLGRAISEVLVAEGAIVFGFGRSEQDLKEVKSQLGESFHPILCDLQSAHTVKQAMSQVLATTNGRIDVLINNAGLGKFGAVEAMSEEDWDVQVDTNLKGVFLCTQPVVPIMKQQNAEKGFGGHIINIASVAGLTGNPNIGIYNATKFGLRGFSESLMLELRNDGIKVTCVFPGSIETDFFRTTGFPSNSNHKMHPKDIADTVLHILKAPDNYLISEIVLRPLRPKG
- a CDS encoding OsmC family protein, with the translated sequence MKIEIHRIDDAYLLEAVNEAGKTIRTDANPEIGGGDQAFRPMQLLLAAAGSCSAIDIILILRKQRQPLEDIKVTIEGEREPLGEANIFRRIHMHYRIFGSVDAQKAEKAINLSMEKYCSVVKTLEPTASITTSFDLITSK